From a single Natronorubrum tibetense GA33 genomic region:
- a CDS encoding FxLYD domain-containing protein yields the protein MDRRAFLACAALVPLSGCLEFLEDSGEDITEPGDVEIVWHDLVRDNPGTDDERVVVWGAVRNVGDRALSYLEVRATFFDEEGEELETVIENVDADVSSGEKWPFEVEFPRFGEDAAAVTTYELEPATGV from the coding sequence ATGGATCGTCGTGCGTTTCTCGCGTGTGCCGCTCTCGTGCCGTTGTCGGGCTGTCTCGAGTTTCTCGAGGACAGTGGCGAGGATATCACCGAGCCCGGCGACGTCGAGATCGTCTGGCACGACCTCGTTCGCGACAATCCGGGGACTGACGACGAGCGGGTAGTCGTCTGGGGTGCGGTCAGGAACGTCGGCGATCGAGCGCTCTCGTACCTCGAGGTCCGGGCGACGTTCTTCGACGAAGAGGGGGAGGAACTCGAGACCGTTATCGAGAACGTCGATGCCGACGTCTCGTCGGGCGAGAAGTGGCCGTTCGAGGTCGAGTTTCCCAGATTCGGCGAGGACGCAGCGGCGGTCACGACGTACGAACTCGAGCCGGCAACGGGGGTCTGA
- a CDS encoding flippase, translating to MTDGDSDSDRDSDPGRDDGVDPDGGSDAGLGLGADADTETESDPNSDRDEGISTLAKQGSITFVGNLINGALGFAIVMLMTRFVSPSVYGLFVLATSVILFMQVFANLGLPLAIDYFVPQYLDEGEHGKAKGVIVQVTATVLITSSLVAFALAVSATYIAELFQEPAMGIGLLLLSVTIPMLAIYNVLLTSYYSIKKLQYRVIMRDIVRPIVRFVVTAGLLLVGYGLLGLIAGYVVGLFVAITIGAAVFVYKAWGLLTAEIELVAPAPLVKYSVPLAMTSVVFVLMGHVDYFVLGFFLDSDDVGIYRVGYMLGSGLMIIFNSLSPVFKPLIAETRDDIDLVEQRFRIMARWIAAITLPVAIFLSLGASSYLAVLYTPQYSEASAVVALLAVAFLFNVTFGGPDGSLLQGLGYSRVVFGNTLVLFVTNFLVSFTLVPFIGIEGAAIGSATALFLVGCLTLVEIYYFDGIHPFTRDFAKVVGAGVPAAIAGAPIAYFLESDLLIAAMLPIVVVGTYLLTLIVTDAFTDADAQMAAEFSPTLRKWIPSR from the coding sequence ATGACCGACGGCGACTCGGATTCCGACCGCGATTCCGATCCCGGCCGCGACGACGGTGTCGATCCCGATGGGGGCTCGGACGCCGGACTCGGTCTCGGCGCGGACGCCGATACCGAGACGGAGAGCGACCCGAACTCGGACCGCGACGAGGGGATTTCGACGCTCGCGAAACAGGGAAGCATCACGTTCGTCGGCAACCTCATCAACGGCGCGCTCGGGTTCGCGATCGTCATGCTGATGACCCGGTTCGTCAGCCCCTCGGTCTACGGGCTGTTCGTGCTGGCGACCTCGGTCATCTTGTTCATGCAGGTGTTCGCGAACCTCGGTCTGCCGCTGGCGATCGACTACTTCGTGCCGCAGTATTTAGACGAGGGCGAGCACGGGAAGGCCAAGGGCGTAATCGTACAGGTGACCGCGACCGTGCTGATCACGTCCTCGCTTGTCGCCTTCGCCCTCGCCGTCAGCGCCACGTACATCGCCGAACTCTTCCAGGAGCCGGCGATGGGGATCGGGCTCCTCTTGCTCTCGGTGACGATCCCGATGCTCGCCATCTACAACGTCCTGTTGACCTCCTATTACAGCATCAAGAAGCTCCAGTACCGCGTCATCATGCGCGATATCGTGCGGCCGATCGTCCGTTTCGTCGTCACCGCGGGGCTCTTACTCGTCGGCTACGGACTGCTCGGCCTCATCGCCGGCTACGTCGTCGGCCTCTTCGTCGCGATCACGATCGGCGCGGCCGTCTTCGTCTACAAGGCCTGGGGGCTGTTGACCGCCGAGATCGAACTCGTCGCGCCGGCCCCACTCGTCAAGTACTCCGTCCCGCTGGCGATGACCAGCGTCGTCTTCGTCCTGATGGGCCACGTCGACTACTTCGTCCTCGGCTTCTTCCTCGATTCCGACGACGTCGGCATCTACCGCGTCGGCTACATGCTCGGATCGGGGTTGATGATCATTTTCAACTCGCTGTCGCCCGTTTTCAAGCCGCTGATCGCCGAGACGCGGGACGACATCGATCTGGTCGAACAGCGGTTTCGGATCATGGCCCGCTGGATCGCCGCGATCACGCTCCCCGTCGCCATCTTCCTCTCGCTCGGTGCGAGTTCGTACCTCGCTGTGCTGTACACGCCTCAGTACTCCGAAGCGAGCGCCGTCGTCGCGCTGCTCGCCGTTGCGTTCCTCTTCAACGTCACCTTCGGCGGCCCTGACGGCTCGTTGCTACAGGGGCTTGGCTACTCGCGGGTCGTCTTCGGAAACACGCTCGTCCTCTTCGTCACGAACTTCCTCGTCTCGTTCACGCTCGTGCCCTTCATCGGGATCGAAGGGGCGGCGATCGGGTCGGCAACCGCGCTTTTTCTCGTGGGCTGTCTGACCCTCGTCGAAATCTACTACTTCGACGGTATTCATCCGTTTACCCGGGACTTTGCCAAAGTCGTCGGCGCCGGCGTGCCCGCAGCTATCGCCGGCGCACCGATCGCCTACTTCCTCGAGTCCGATCTACTCATCGCTGCCATGCTCCCCATCGTAGTCGTCGGCACCTACCTGCTCACGCTGATCGTAACGGACGCCTTCACCGACGCGGACGCCCAGATGGCCGCCGAGTTCAGTCCCACGCTCAGGAAGTGGATTCCGAGCCGGTAG
- a CDS encoding MATE family efflux transporter — MTTGAIPPKLLHLAWPLVLGNLLQTFYNLADMFWVGRVSSDAVAAVSLMFPLSWLFVSTAMGITAATIALISQYVGADDDRMADKVVGQTILLTLAVSSVLAAVGFYFRRPLLTLIGARDQVFVEALAYIEVIFLALPLTFLFFAFRSSLQGAGDTKTAMWLVFISAGINVVLDPFFILGWGPFPEMGTRGAAVATFIARAFATVAGIYILLDGRFGVRLRLEDLTPNVAILKQLVDIGYPSTIDGWARSFASVAMAGFVARFGANPTAAYGIGVRLMSVTWAVSGAVGNATATGVGQNLGAKTPDRAAAVARTATAGTMILIAAIAAVLIAFPAQAMRIFVADPDVIAEGVVFLRIMAPFWALFAGVMVIQGAFRGAGNTREAMVLSFLSRWIFRVPVALVLAFAWTVTVPVFGLEISGLEWGIEGIWWAYSFGMVASFVVAVGWFRLGTWTEGVIGEDQEPAEGMDGPRDRSSSGDTS, encoded by the coding sequence ATGACGACGGGGGCGATTCCTCCGAAACTGTTACACCTCGCGTGGCCGCTGGTCCTCGGGAACCTGCTCCAGACGTTCTACAATCTCGCGGACATGTTCTGGGTCGGCCGCGTCAGTAGCGACGCTGTCGCCGCCGTCTCGCTCATGTTCCCGCTCTCGTGGCTGTTCGTCTCGACGGCGATGGGGATCACCGCGGCGACCATCGCCTTGATCTCCCAGTACGTCGGCGCGGACGACGACCGGATGGCTGACAAGGTCGTCGGCCAGACGATCCTGCTCACGCTGGCCGTCTCGAGCGTCCTCGCGGCCGTCGGATTCTACTTCCGACGCCCCCTCCTGACCCTGATCGGCGCGCGCGATCAGGTGTTCGTCGAGGCGCTCGCCTACATCGAAGTGATCTTCCTCGCGTTACCGCTCACCTTCCTCTTCTTCGCGTTCCGGTCCTCGTTACAGGGTGCCGGTGACACGAAGACGGCGATGTGGCTCGTCTTCATCTCCGCCGGGATCAACGTCGTCCTCGACCCCTTCTTCATCCTCGGCTGGGGGCCGTTCCCCGAGATGGGAACCCGCGGAGCCGCCGTCGCGACGTTCATCGCCCGCGCGTTCGCCACCGTCGCCGGGATCTACATCCTGCTCGATGGTCGTTTTGGGGTTCGACTGCGACTCGAGGATCTTACCCCCAACGTAGCCATCCTGAAACAGCTGGTCGACATCGGCTACCCCTCGACGATCGACGGCTGGGCGCGAAGTTTCGCGTCGGTCGCGATGGCCGGCTTCGTCGCCCGGTTCGGGGCGAACCCGACGGCTGCCTACGGGATTGGCGTCCGACTGATGTCGGTCACGTGGGCCGTCTCGGGAGCCGTCGGCAACGCGACCGCGACCGGCGTCGGGCAGAATCTCGGTGCGAAGACGCCGGACCGTGCGGCGGCCGTCGCGCGAACCGCGACCGCGGGGACGATGATATTGATCGCGGCCATCGCAGCCGTGTTGATCGCCTTTCCCGCACAGGCCATGCGGATCTTCGTCGCCGATCCCGACGTGATCGCCGAGGGCGTCGTTTTCCTGCGGATCATGGCCCCCTTCTGGGCGCTCTTCGCGGGCGTGATGGTCATCCAAGGCGCGTTCCGCGGCGCGGGCAACACCCGCGAAGCGATGGTCCTCTCGTTCCTCTCGCGGTGGATTTTCCGGGTTCCCGTCGCGCTCGTGCTCGCGTTCGCCTGGACGGTGACGGTGCCCGTCTTCGGCCTCGAGATCAGCGGACTCGAATGGGGCATCGAGGGGATCTGGTGGGCCTACTCGTTCGGGATGGTCGCTTCGTTCGTCGTCGCCGTCGGCTGGTTCCGACTGGGGACGTGGACGGAGGGTGTCATCGGCGAGGATCAGGAGCCGGCTGAGGGGATGGACGGACCTCGGGATCGGTCCTCGAGCGGAGACACCTCGTAG
- a CDS encoding DNA topoisomerase I translates to MELIITEKDNAARRIADILSGGTYDSSREKGVNVYEWGGKRCVGLSGHVVGVDFPSEYSDWRDVEPVELIDASVEKTATKENIVATLRILSRKATRVTIATDYDREGELIGKEAYDIVRDVDEEVPIRRVRFSSITENEVQNAFDEPDDLDFDLAAAGEARQIIDLIWGAALTRFLSLSAGQLGNDFISVGRVQSPTLKLIVDREREIEAFDPETYWELFADLRKREGETEPFDAQYFYRDEDGNEAERVWEETAASEVYETLAERDSATVVDVNRRTRTDTPPTPFNTTQFIRAASAIGYSAKRAMSIAEDLYTAGYITYPRTDNTVYPDDLDPEELLDDFVGHPTLGDSAESLLESDDEIVPTEGDEETTDHPPIHPTGEIPSRGGDVSDDEWEVYELVVRRFYATVAEAAIWEHLKVVTEVDDYRLKSNGKRLVEAGYHDVYPYFNSTENFVPGVDEGEELDLSEVELEEKETQPPRRYGQSRLIETMEDLGIGTKSTRHDILEKLYDRGYVESDPPRPTRLAMAVVGAAEDHADRVVSEEMTAQLEADMDAIASGEATLDDVTDESREMLEEIFANLAESREEIGDQLRKSLKDDKRLGPCPECGEDLLVRRSRHGSYFVGCDGYPDCENTLPLPSTGKPLIMESECEDHGLNEVKMLAGRQTFVHGCPLCKAEDAGEGPILGTCPDCGEDSATTPSSRDGGGETAEEGGELAIKTLQSGSRLVGCTRYPDCEYSLPLPRRGDIEVTDEHCEEHELPELVVHSGDEPWELGCPICNYQEFQARESETGSDLEALEGVGAKTVEKLADAGIESLDDLTDADPDTIAADVDGVSAERVRSWQAKA, encoded by the coding sequence GTGGAACTGATCATCACGGAGAAGGACAACGCCGCGCGACGGATCGCCGACATCCTGAGCGGGGGCACGTACGACTCGAGTCGCGAGAAGGGCGTCAACGTCTACGAGTGGGGCGGCAAGCGCTGCGTGGGGCTGTCGGGTCACGTCGTCGGCGTCGACTTCCCCTCGGAGTATTCGGACTGGCGAGACGTCGAACCCGTCGAACTCATCGACGCGTCGGTTGAGAAGACGGCCACGAAGGAGAACATCGTCGCGACGTTGCGGATCCTCTCGCGGAAGGCGACCCGCGTGACGATCGCGACGGACTACGACCGCGAGGGCGAGTTGATCGGAAAGGAGGCCTACGACATCGTCCGCGACGTCGACGAAGAGGTCCCGATCCGACGCGTTCGGTTCTCCTCGATCACCGAAAACGAGGTCCAGAACGCGTTCGACGAACCGGACGATCTCGACTTCGATCTCGCGGCCGCCGGCGAAGCCCGCCAGATCATCGACCTCATCTGGGGGGCCGCACTCACGCGATTCCTCTCACTTTCGGCCGGCCAGCTCGGAAACGACTTCATCTCCGTCGGCCGCGTGCAGTCGCCGACGCTCAAGCTGATCGTCGACCGCGAGCGCGAGATCGAAGCCTTCGACCCCGAGACGTACTGGGAACTGTTCGCCGACCTCCGGAAGCGCGAGGGCGAGACGGAACCCTTCGACGCGCAGTACTTCTACCGCGACGAGGACGGCAACGAGGCTGAACGCGTCTGGGAGGAGACCGCCGCGAGCGAGGTCTACGAGACCCTCGCCGAGCGCGACAGCGCGACGGTCGTCGACGTCAACCGCCGAACGCGCACCGACACGCCGCCGACGCCGTTCAACACGACCCAGTTCATCCGCGCGGCGAGCGCGATCGGCTACTCGGCGAAACGGGCGATGTCGATCGCCGAGGACCTCTACACGGCCGGCTACATCACGTACCCGCGGACCGACAACACCGTCTACCCCGACGACCTGGACCCGGAGGAACTGCTCGACGACTTCGTCGGCCATCCCACGCTGGGCGACTCGGCCGAGAGCCTCCTCGAGTCGGACGACGAAATCGTCCCCACCGAGGGCGACGAGGAGACGACCGACCACCCCCCGATACACCCGACCGGCGAGATTCCGTCCCGCGGCGGCGACGTGAGCGACGACGAGTGGGAGGTGTACGAACTCGTCGTGCGCCGATTCTACGCGACGGTCGCCGAGGCAGCTATTTGGGAGCACCTCAAGGTCGTCACCGAGGTCGACGACTACCGGCTCAAGTCCAACGGCAAGCGCCTCGTCGAAGCGGGCTACCACGACGTCTATCCCTACTTCAACAGCACCGAGAACTTCGTCCCCGGCGTCGACGAGGGGGAGGAACTCGACCTCTCGGAAGTCGAACTCGAGGAGAAAGAGACCCAGCCACCCCGTCGATACGGCCAGTCGCGGCTCATCGAGACGATGGAGGATCTGGGAATCGGGACGAAGAGTACTCGTCACGACATCCTCGAGAAACTGTACGATCGGGGCTACGTCGAGAGCGATCCGCCGCGACCGACGCGCCTCGCGATGGCCGTCGTCGGAGCCGCCGAGGACCACGCCGACCGCGTCGTCAGCGAGGAGATGACGGCCCAACTCGAGGCCGACATGGACGCCATCGCGAGCGGCGAGGCGACGCTCGACGACGTCACCGACGAGTCCCGTGAGATGCTCGAGGAGATCTTCGCCAATCTCGCGGAGTCGCGCGAGGAGATCGGCGACCAACTGCGCAAGTCGCTCAAGGACGACAAGCGGCTGGGTCCGTGTCCCGAGTGCGGCGAGGACCTGCTGGTCCGACGCAGCCGCCACGGCTCGTACTTCGTCGGCTGCGACGGCTATCCCGACTGCGAGAACACGCTCCCGCTGCCGTCGACCGGCAAGCCGCTGATCATGGAAAGCGAGTGCGAGGACCACGGCCTGAACGAGGTCAAAATGCTCGCTGGCCGCCAGACGTTCGTCCACGGCTGTCCGCTCTGTAAGGCCGAGGACGCCGGCGAGGGCCCCATCCTGGGGACCTGTCCCGACTGCGGCGAAGACAGCGCGACGACTCCGTCGTCGCGAGACGGAGGCGGTGAAACCGCCGAAGAAGGCGGCGAACTTGCCATCAAGACCCTCCAGAGTGGCTCGAGACTCGTCGGCTGTACCCGCTATCCGGATTGCGAGTACTCGCTGCCGCTGCCCCGGCGCGGCGATATCGAGGTTACCGACGAGCACTGTGAGGAGCACGAACTCCCCGAACTCGTCGTCCACAGCGGCGACGAGCCCTGGGAACTCGGCTGTCCGATCTGTAACTACCAGGAGTTCCAGGCCCGCGAGAGCGAGACCGGCTCGGATCTCGAGGCGCTCGAGGGCGTCGGCGCGAAAACCGTCGAGAAACTCGCCGACGCGGGAATTGAGAGTCTCGACGATCTGACGGATGCCGATCCCGACACCATCGCTGCGGACGTCGACGGCGTCAGCGCCGAACGCGTCCGGTCCTGGCAGGCCAAGGCCTGA
- a CDS encoding HEAT repeat domain-containing protein, producing the protein MTGNDTTPTDLQLDDQGDGIEVTVGITQLEAFLTADDPEVREYAAKTLANEATERPDDVRSAVEALTDRLEDDPAIRSHAAAALSALATTHPAAIRDSVSALTDRLDGSTTIRADAADALAAVADDEPRIVADSTDALGTHVTDENERVRVRATDALAAIADADPETAATVVVDVAEATDDETAAVRENTTAILAAVATNSPEDVLETITPLVDRLDDEEAIRANAMRALRAIALEAPEAVATEVDPLADRLADSQVGIRTDTAIALAAVAAERPDAVGEAVEPLADRLDDVSEVRSETIRALRDVAENDPVAGVPAVPELVERLEDSRAGVRTDAAGALSAVASKRPTAVTDAVVALADWLEEGSPELRAHGVAAIAAVASKRPTAVEPVVTDVAGVLDDEDELVRLDAARAIAAVSEAAPDAVRPVVPDLADRLDDPHEPVRHRAADALSAIALEAGEADDDPDVPALVDRLDDGDEWVRGYAARALAEVASAQVADAHPAIRSLCRRLEDDAAPVRRAATRDLVTVASEEPNDVRVAVPALGDRLSDDDATVRNNAAITLGRLAERYPADIREADVLVSLFGALDDEDRTIAATVRNILGTIVSDGGDDCRPPLALAIEATTADEERVRVAACEALATLGADTGEETVAVIDAVCELLVDPTPAVRAAALSALESTLSADIDTEPTPIDAVLEVLEAGDERVAAVADGLADIVRSDPELVGDAATPLLERFDAAEGRERRALLSVLTTVVEAGDGNPVTGLLLDRLESDGDRRAIAGEIARLAATTPDDVVAERDRLCALLEAGAAGDDANGRSGPGHDEAIRGYAALALGTLAITGHDDGETLGSALEHVDDRLLDAASLATGGETPTHTDGINKQLSGMGRRLDGDPWAAGLAVLALSVLADESDSLRPTGVAKIADGLGVENPVVRVTAGRVLETMAADDPTGFEEALPAQVDALEDSDGDVRATAAAALAACAEADAGPSLEDATGDHLTPLRRSLADPDGRVRGRAVRMLAALEDTDSLPAIEALADDPVPSVAEAASNATTRLEAVQERDADEDDEVGTPDWPMVRGGPTRTGHVAGEALDRRASERWHVDCDDDVDIETAPALVGETVVVGRDDGSVSALAIEDGHEHWRFEAGGPVRSEPAVVDGTVYVGSDDGAVYALDAETGERAWRYQTDGRVRTAPIAVDGTVYVGSDELHAIDAETGQPVWTVDLEAGTEREALVGPTIADGTVYAAVDDRLFAVAAADGSPRWETTLETTIGTTPAVDDGRVYVTCGETLVAVSSADGSRECRFDTGGRIETPPAVADGTAYVASSDASVYAVDAATGIERWRVPVGQVTTDLAAIDGTVYLGVEGESLTALGTADGTRLWHHQCEGPVSSLAVASGRLCVVGEAGITTIGDSSASLTDSISGLFTRLGGDR; encoded by the coding sequence ATGACAGGGAACGACACGACGCCGACCGATCTCCAGTTGGACGACCAGGGCGACGGAATCGAAGTGACCGTCGGAATCACGCAACTCGAGGCCTTTCTGACGGCCGACGATCCCGAGGTCAGGGAGTACGCCGCCAAGACGCTGGCGAACGAGGCCACGGAGCGACCGGACGACGTCCGTTCGGCCGTCGAGGCGCTGACAGATCGCCTCGAGGACGATCCCGCCATCAGATCCCACGCGGCCGCGGCGCTGTCGGCTCTCGCTACGACCCATCCCGCGGCGATCCGAGACTCGGTATCGGCGCTGACCGATCGACTCGACGGCTCGACGACGATCCGAGCGGACGCGGCGGACGCGCTCGCCGCCGTCGCGGATGACGAGCCCCGGATCGTCGCCGACTCGACCGATGCACTCGGAACCCACGTCACCGACGAGAACGAACGCGTTCGCGTCCGGGCGACGGACGCACTCGCCGCGATCGCCGACGCCGACCCCGAAACGGCCGCGACGGTCGTCGTCGACGTGGCCGAGGCGACCGACGACGAGACGGCTGCCGTCCGCGAGAATACGACGGCGATCCTCGCCGCGGTCGCGACGAACAGCCCCGAGGACGTGCTCGAGACGATCACGCCGCTCGTCGACCGGCTCGACGACGAAGAGGCTATCAGAGCCAACGCAATGCGTGCCCTCCGGGCGATCGCCCTCGAGGCGCCGGAGGCGGTCGCGACCGAAGTCGACCCGCTCGCCGACAGGCTCGCGGACTCGCAGGTGGGAATCCGGACCGACACCGCAATCGCCCTCGCCGCCGTCGCCGCAGAGCGCCCCGATGCAGTGGGCGAGGCCGTCGAACCGCTTGCGGACAGGCTCGACGACGTCTCCGAGGTTCGTAGCGAGACCATCCGAGCGCTCCGTGATGTCGCGGAGAACGATCCCGTCGCCGGCGTTCCGGCGGTCCCGGAACTCGTCGAGCGACTCGAGGACTCCCGAGCAGGCGTGCGAACGGACGCGGCCGGAGCGCTGTCGGCCGTCGCGTCGAAGCGACCGACCGCGGTCACCGATGCCGTCGTGGCGCTTGCTGACTGGCTCGAGGAGGGGTCGCCGGAGCTCCGAGCGCACGGCGTCGCGGCTATCGCAGCCGTCGCGTCGAAGCGACCGACAGCCGTCGAACCCGTGGTAACCGACGTTGCGGGCGTTCTCGACGACGAAGACGAACTTGTCCGTCTCGACGCCGCTCGCGCCATCGCGGCCGTCTCCGAAGCCGCGCCCGATGCGGTCCGGCCGGTCGTCCCGGATCTCGCCGATCGACTCGACGATCCGCACGAACCGGTGCGCCACCGCGCGGCTGACGCCCTGAGCGCCATCGCGCTCGAGGCCGGCGAGGCCGACGACGACCCCGACGTCCCCGCGCTGGTCGACCGACTCGACGACGGCGACGAGTGGGTCCGTGGGTACGCGGCTCGCGCACTCGCCGAGGTGGCCAGCGCGCAGGTCGCCGACGCCCACCCGGCGATTCGGTCGCTGTGCCGACGGCTCGAGGACGACGCGGCCCCGGTTCGCCGGGCCGCAACGCGTGATCTGGTCACCGTCGCGTCCGAGGAGCCGAACGACGTTCGCGTCGCTGTGCCCGCACTCGGCGACCGGTTGAGCGACGACGACGCGACGGTCAGGAACAACGCGGCGATCACGCTCGGACGACTCGCGGAGCGCTATCCGGCCGACATCCGCGAGGCCGACGTACTGGTGTCGCTGTTCGGCGCGCTCGACGACGAAGACCGAACGATCGCGGCGACCGTCCGAAACATCCTTGGGACGATCGTCTCCGATGGGGGGGACGACTGTCGACCACCGCTGGCGCTCGCGATCGAGGCGACGACTGCCGACGAGGAACGGGTCCGGGTGGCCGCCTGCGAGGCGCTTGCAACCCTCGGCGCGGACACCGGTGAGGAAACCGTGGCCGTGATCGATGCGGTCTGTGAGTTACTGGTCGATCCCACGCCGGCCGTTCGCGCCGCCGCGCTGTCCGCGCTCGAGTCGACGCTCTCGGCGGATATCGACACCGAACCAACGCCGATCGACGCCGTCCTCGAGGTCCTCGAAGCGGGCGACGAGCGCGTGGCCGCCGTCGCCGACGGACTCGCCGACATCGTCCGGAGCGATCCGGAACTCGTCGGCGACGCCGCCACACCGCTGCTGGAGCGATTCGACGCGGCCGAGGGCCGCGAACGACGGGCGCTCCTGTCCGTGCTGACGACGGTCGTCGAAGCGGGCGACGGCAACCCCGTAACGGGACTGCTGCTCGACCGACTCGAGAGCGACGGGGATCGACGCGCGATCGCCGGTGAAATCGCTCGACTGGCCGCGACGACGCCCGACGATGTCGTCGCCGAACGGGACCGGTTGTGCGCCCTTCTCGAGGCCGGCGCGGCCGGAGACGACGCGAACGGTCGGTCTGGGCCCGGCCACGACGAGGCGATTCGCGGCTACGCCGCGCTCGCGCTCGGCACGCTCGCAATCACCGGCCACGACGACGGCGAGACGCTGGGATCGGCGCTCGAACACGTCGACGATCGCCTGCTCGACGCCGCCTCGCTTGCGACCGGCGGCGAGACGCCGACCCACACCGACGGCATCAACAAACAGCTCTCGGGGATGGGACGGCGGCTGGACGGCGATCCCTGGGCGGCCGGCCTCGCCGTGCTTGCACTCTCCGTGCTGGCCGACGAGTCCGACAGTCTCCGACCGACCGGCGTCGCGAAGATCGCTGACGGACTCGGGGTCGAGAACCCGGTCGTCCGGGTCACCGCCGGACGCGTCCTCGAGACAATGGCGGCCGACGATCCGACGGGGTTCGAGGAGGCGCTCCCTGCGCAGGTCGACGCGCTCGAGGACTCCGACGGCGACGTCCGGGCGACCGCGGCGGCCGCGCTGGCCGCGTGCGCCGAAGCCGACGCCGGGCCCAGTCTCGAGGACGCGACCGGCGACCACCTCACGCCGCTCCGTCGATCGCTCGCCGATCCCGACGGCCGCGTTCGAGGCCGTGCCGTTCGGATGCTCGCGGCGCTCGAAGATACCGACTCGCTGCCGGCTATCGAGGCGCTCGCCGACGATCCCGTGCCGAGCGTCGCCGAGGCGGCGTCGAACGCGACGACGCGACTCGAGGCCGTACAGGAGCGCGACGCCGACGAAGACGACGAGGTTGGCACGCCAGACTGGCCGATGGTCCGCGGGGGACCGACGCGTACCGGCCACGTCGCCGGCGAAGCGCTCGACCGGCGAGCGAGCGAACGGTGGCACGTTGACTGCGACGACGATGTCGACATCGAGACCGCGCCCGCGCTCGTCGGCGAGACGGTCGTCGTCGGGCGCGACGACGGCAGCGTGAGCGCGCTGGCGATCGAGGACGGCCACGAACACTGGCGGTTCGAGGCCGGCGGCCCGGTCAGATCCGAACCGGCGGTCGTCGACGGGACGGTGTACGTCGGCAGCGACGACGGCGCCGTTTACGCGCTCGACGCCGAGACCGGCGAGCGCGCCTGGCGCTATCAGACCGACGGTCGCGTCCGAACCGCACCGATCGCCGTCGACGGGACGGTCTACGTAGGTAGCGACGAACTCCACGCGATCGACGCCGAAACCGGCCAACCCGTCTGGACCGTCGATCTCGAGGCCGGCACCGAACGCGAGGCGCTCGTGGGGCCGACGATTGCGGACGGAACGGTGTACGCCGCCGTCGACGACCGGCTGTTCGCGGTCGCGGCCGCCGACGGGAGTCCGCGCTGGGAGACGACCCTCGAGACAACCATTGGAACGACGCCGGCCGTCGACGACGGCCGGGTGTACGTGACCTGCGGCGAGACGCTGGTGGCGGTCTCGAGCGCCGACGGCTCCCGCGAGTGCCGGTTCGACACCGGCGGTCGGATCGAGACTCCACCCGCCGTCGCCGACGGGACGGCCTACGTCGCCAGTTCAGACGCTAGCGTCTACGCCGTCGACGCGGCGACGGGAATCGAGCGCTGGCGCGTCCCCGTCGGTCAGGTTACGACCGACCTCGCCGCGATCGACGGAACCGTATATCTGGGCGTCGAGGGCGAGAGTCTCACCGCGCTGGGGACCGCAGACGGCACGCGACTGTGGCACCACCAGTGTGAGGGTCCCGTCTCGTCGCTCGCCGTCGCCAGCGGTCGGCTCTGCGTCGTCGGCGAGGCCGGGATCACGACGATCGGTGACTCGAGCGCGTCGCTGACGGACTCCATTTCCGGGCTGTTCACGCGGCTCGGTGGGGATCGATAG